A DNA window from Thermococcus sp. 4557 contains the following coding sequences:
- the coaBC gene encoding bifunctional phosphopantothenoylcysteine decarboxylase/phosphopantothenate--cysteine ligase CoaBC has product MLHHVKLIHATKSRKLVGKKIVLAIPGSIAAVECVKLARELIRHGAEVHAVMSESATKIIHPYAMEFATGNPVVTEITGFIEHVELAGEHENKADLILVCPATANTIGKIACGIDDTPVTTVVTTAFAHTPIMIAPAMHSTMYEHPIVVENIEKLKRLGVEFIGPRFEEGKAKVATTDEIVYRVIKKLHPKTLEGKRVLVTAGATREYLDPIRYITNASSGKMGVAIAEEAEFRGAEVTLIRTKGSVPSFVENQIEVETVEEMLQAIESELKAKKYDIVILAAAVSDFRVKERASVKIKSGKTLTLELEPTPKIIDRIKELQPGAFLVGFKAETGLSEEELINAARKQIERAGSDLVVANTLKAFGSEENEVILVGRDSVKKLPRMDKRELAGKLWDEITSILE; this is encoded by the coding sequence ATGCTTCACCACGTCAAACTGATCCATGCCACGAAGAGCAGAAAGCTCGTTGGCAAAAAAATCGTTCTCGCGATTCCCGGGAGTATAGCCGCCGTCGAGTGCGTCAAGCTCGCCAGGGAGCTGATACGGCACGGTGCCGAGGTCCACGCCGTTATGAGCGAGAGCGCCACCAAAATAATCCACCCCTACGCCATGGAGTTCGCCACAGGGAACCCGGTCGTAACTGAAATCACCGGCTTCATCGAGCACGTTGAGCTCGCGGGGGAGCACGAGAACAAGGCCGACCTGATCCTCGTCTGTCCCGCGACTGCCAACACGATAGGAAAAATCGCCTGCGGAATCGATGACACACCGGTCACAACCGTTGTGACGACTGCCTTCGCCCACACACCGATAATGATTGCCCCCGCGATGCACTCCACCATGTACGAACACCCGATAGTCGTCGAGAACATCGAGAAGCTCAAGAGGCTCGGCGTCGAGTTTATAGGGCCCCGCTTCGAGGAGGGCAAGGCGAAGGTGGCCACAACGGACGAGATAGTCTACCGCGTCATCAAAAAGCTCCATCCAAAGACACTCGAAGGAAAGCGCGTTCTCGTCACAGCCGGCGCAACGAGGGAGTACCTAGATCCGATTCGTTACATAACCAACGCGAGCAGCGGGAAGATGGGCGTCGCAATAGCCGAGGAGGCGGAATTCAGAGGGGCGGAGGTCACGCTCATCAGGACGAAGGGGAGCGTTCCCAGCTTCGTAGAGAACCAGATCGAGGTCGAGACCGTTGAGGAGATGCTCCAGGCGATAGAGAGTGAGCTGAAGGCCAAGAAATACGACATCGTTATCCTCGCCGCCGCGGTGAGCGACTTCCGCGTCAAGGAAAGGGCCAGCGTGAAAATAAAGAGCGGAAAAACTCTAACACTCGAGCTCGAACCGACGCCGAAGATAATAGACAGGATTAAGGAGCTTCAGCCGGGAGCTTTCCTCGTCGGCTTCAAGGCGGAGACCGGCCTCAGCGAGGAGGAGCTCATCAACGCCGCCAGAAAACAGATCGAGAGGGCGGGAAGCGACCTCGTTGTGGCCAACACGCTCAAAGCCTTCGGAAGCGAGGAGAACGAGGTCATCCTCGTGGGCAGGGACTCCGTCAAAAAGCTCCCGCGGATGGACAAACGCGAGCTGGCCGGGAAGCTCTGGGATGAAATAACCTCGATTCTCGAGTGA
- a CDS encoding DUF190 domain-containing protein yields MVEVEHWNTLRLKIYIGENDRFDGKPLYKAIVERLREMGIAGATVYRGIYGFGKKSRVHSADVMRLSTDLPIVIEVVDRGYKIENAINEVKPMIKDGMITVEPTIVVWVGTSEEMKKFEDDAVREL; encoded by the coding sequence ATGGTCGAGGTCGAGCACTGGAACACGCTCAGACTCAAGATATACATCGGCGAGAACGACCGCTTTGATGGAAAGCCTCTCTACAAGGCGATAGTGGAGAGGCTCCGCGAGATGGGCATCGCCGGGGCAACGGTGTACCGCGGCATCTACGGCTTTGGCAAGAAGAGCCGCGTCCACTCCGCCGACGTAATGAGGCTCTCGACAGACCTGCCCATCGTGATAGAGGTCGTGGACAGGGGATACAAGATCGAGAACGCCATAAACGAGGTAAAGCCCATGATAAAGGACGGCATGATAACCGTCGAGCCGACGATAGTTGTCTGGGTTGGAACGTCGGAGGAGATGAAAAAATTTGAGGACGATGCGGTCAGGGAGCTTTGA
- the crcB gene encoding fluoride efflux transporter CrcB yields MNFRIMTAIMLGGALGALARFYISGILPVYREFPVGTLMVNSLASLILGYLYGLLFWGMDVPADWRAFFGTGFCGALSTFSTFSYETLSLLREREYLIAGLNIAANVIITITLVFAGFILARR; encoded by the coding sequence ATGAACTTCAGAATAATGACCGCGATAATGCTCGGCGGTGCACTCGGCGCGCTGGCGAGGTTCTACATCTCGGGAATCCTGCCGGTTTACAGGGAGTTTCCAGTGGGAACGCTCATGGTCAACAGCCTGGCCAGCCTGATCCTCGGCTACCTCTACGGCCTGCTCTTCTGGGGCATGGACGTCCCCGCCGACTGGAGGGCGTTCTTCGGGACGGGCTTCTGCGGGGCATTGAGCACGTTCTCGACCTTCTCCTACGAGACCCTTTCGCTCCTCCGCGAGAGGGAGTACCTTATAGCGGGCCTCAACATCGCGGCAAACGTTATAATCACGATCACCCTAGTGTTTGCGGGCTTCATCCTGGCCCGGAGGTGA
- a CDS encoding sodium:proton antiporter, which yields MSGVPSFEFGIETIALASLLVLLSGILAMLISRKTKFPYTPLLVLFGVLVGPVLSLILPQTARLLFYYVRAFGLFLVLFAAGFSLRLAVLKEHKLVITLLDTVGLLGTALLAGWFFSWAFGVPFPVGFLFGAVVSGTDPATLIPLFQEHKVPEDVETIIITEAIFNGPLAIILTMVALFLIIPEIPGYAPVEPVLEGAGLYVAAIVYFLYQIFVSAIIGAVIAYISYRAIVRLGLYKSPYTQILGLAMAFGGYVVGEFVGASGFLVVTIIGLILGNHHDFFKRKNSKVDDAVKRNMEFNDVLSTFSVIFIFVLLGASLDLTGLQWGTIATSLLVALFVIFVARPLASLVVLPFTGFKRFLFISLEGPKGAVAASMAILPVVLGRVYNSPEMIAWGELILSAGLMTVLLSMLLESAWVSLLRERLLD from the coding sequence ATGTCGGGCGTCCCCAGCTTTGAGTTTGGAATAGAGACAATCGCCCTCGCCTCCCTCCTGGTTCTCCTCTCGGGAATACTGGCGATGCTCATCAGCAGGAAGACGAAGTTCCCATACACCCCGCTCCTTGTTCTCTTTGGTGTTCTCGTGGGGCCGGTTCTGAGTCTGATTCTCCCCCAAACGGCCAGACTGCTGTTCTACTACGTCCGTGCCTTTGGACTCTTCCTGGTTCTCTTTGCGGCCGGGTTCAGCCTTAGACTCGCTGTTCTCAAGGAGCACAAGCTCGTCATAACCCTGCTCGATACTGTTGGCCTTCTGGGAACTGCCCTTCTCGCCGGCTGGTTTTTCTCGTGGGCCTTTGGCGTTCCATTCCCCGTCGGCTTCCTCTTCGGAGCGGTGGTCTCGGGCACCGACCCCGCGACGCTGATACCGCTCTTCCAGGAGCATAAGGTCCCGGAGGATGTCGAGACGATAATCATCACCGAGGCAATATTCAACGGCCCCCTCGCGATAATACTCACGATGGTGGCCCTGTTCCTCATAATCCCGGAGATTCCAGGCTACGCCCCCGTCGAGCCCGTCCTGGAGGGTGCCGGCCTCTACGTTGCGGCCATCGTCTACTTCCTCTACCAGATATTCGTCTCGGCCATTATCGGCGCGGTTATAGCGTACATATCATACCGGGCCATAGTGCGGCTCGGTCTCTACAAAAGCCCCTACACCCAGATACTCGGCCTGGCGATGGCCTTCGGCGGCTACGTTGTTGGAGAGTTCGTCGGTGCCTCGGGATTCCTCGTCGTCACCATCATAGGCCTCATCCTCGGGAACCACCACGATTTCTTCAAGAGGAAAAACAGTAAAGTGGACGATGCCGTGAAGAGGAACATGGAGTTCAACGACGTCCTCTCGACCTTCTCGGTGATATTCATCTTCGTGCTCCTCGGCGCGAGCCTCGACCTCACGGGCCTGCAGTGGGGGACGATAGCCACCTCGCTCTTGGTGGCACTGTTCGTGATATTCGTCGCCAGGCCGCTGGCCTCCCTCGTTGTCCTGCCATTCACGGGCTTCAAGCGGTTCCTCTTCATCTCCCTGGAGGGGCCGAAGGGTGCCGTTGCCGCGAGCATGGCGATACTGCCGGTCGTCCTCGGTAGGGTCTACAACAGTCCCGAGATGATCGCGTGGGGAGAGCTGATACTGAGCGCTGGGCTTATGACGGTTCTGCTCTCGATGCTGCTGGAGTCGGCGTGGGTTTCGCTCCTTAGGGAGAGGCTCCTGGATTAG
- a CDS encoding peptidase M54, with product MEFIAFTYVGNFISEELIKEVVFDVFDGANRFFEENGLPLRFLYVGKLKLEPGYLIDIYTPEGKIRAYPLEALVDVLHAKLIHEIEERPDIKMDKMFALTTFPLVSRNPYFDFYEKFLGIHETRLGLRIMVLSMNPFEPPELSGLLRKAGGEDGPEKESQGRLRASLELFKARLLKGVLHEVGHGFGLEHCTNQCVMNPPASMEEWDSRVPGYCRTCLIKLKSNLSSDHRR from the coding sequence ATGGAGTTCATAGCCTTCACATACGTCGGCAACTTCATAAGTGAGGAGTTGATAAAAGAAGTTGTCTTTGACGTATTCGACGGGGCTAACAGGTTCTTTGAAGAGAACGGTCTCCCACTGAGGTTTCTCTACGTTGGAAAGCTCAAGCTCGAGCCGGGTTATCTGATAGACATATACACCCCGGAAGGGAAGATCCGGGCCTATCCCCTTGAGGCCCTCGTCGATGTGCTCCATGCCAAGCTCATCCACGAGATTGAGGAGCGGCCGGATATCAAGATGGATAAGATGTTCGCCCTCACGACTTTTCCCCTGGTTTCCCGCAATCCGTACTTCGACTTCTACGAGAAGTTCCTCGGCATCCATGAAACGAGGCTCGGCCTCAGGATAATGGTGCTTTCGATGAACCCCTTTGAGCCGCCCGAACTCTCTGGGCTGCTGAGAAAGGCGGGTGGAGAAGACGGCCCGGAGAAGGAGTCGCAGGGCCGTCTGAGGGCTTCGCTGGAGCTATTCAAGGCAAGGCTTCTTAAAGGGGTTCTCCACGAGGTGGGCCACGGTTTCGGGCTGGAGCACTGCACCAACCAGTGTGTCATGAACCCGCCCGCCAGTATGGAGGAATGGGATTCGAGGGTGCCCGGCTACTGCAGAACGTGCCTCATCAAGTTGAAGTCGAATCTTTCTTCGGACCACCGGCGGTGA
- a CDS encoding peroxiredoxin has protein sequence MNPLDIRVFDENGREVTLRDVIGGKWTVVYVYPKDNTPGCTTEANEFTELLPEFERLGFQVVGVSKDSVKRHLSFKEKHGLKVTLLSDPNAELIRALGAWGRKKSYGREYEGVIRSTFIFNPHGEIIWQKTNVRAKGHAAKVLEEARKLVGGGQ, from the coding sequence ATGAACCCCCTCGATATTCGGGTTTTCGATGAGAACGGGAGGGAGGTAACCCTCCGGGATGTAATCGGCGGAAAATGGACCGTCGTCTATGTCTACCCAAAGGACAACACGCCCGGCTGTACAACGGAAGCAAATGAATTCACCGAGCTCCTTCCGGAGTTTGAGAGGCTTGGCTTCCAGGTTGTCGGCGTGTCAAAGGACTCGGTCAAGAGACACCTGAGCTTCAAGGAAAAGCACGGATTAAAGGTGACCCTTCTCAGCGACCCCAACGCGGAGCTGATACGGGCCCTCGGTGCCTGGGGAAGGAAGAAGAGCTACGGAAGGGAGTACGAGGGCGTTATACGGAGCACGTTCATATTCAACCCCCACGGAGAAATCATCTGGCAGAAGACCAACGTCCGTGCGAAGGGCCATGCGGCGAAGGTGCTGGAAGAGGCGAGGAAGCTGGTGGGCGGAGGGCAGTAA
- the pyk gene encoding pyruvate kinase: protein MRLPAHKTKIVATIGPASLKSETIEAMIKAGMGVARINFAHGDLEQHARTIELVRKAARRLNRPVAILGDLPGVKIRVGEIAGGSVTLRRWQTVTLTTKDVVGNEGLIPVQFKDFPKMVSRGDVIYLSDGFIALRVEEVRGTDVVCKVLVGGTLFSHKGINVPKARIAIDAVTESDLRFIEFAIEHGVDAIGISFVGSAYDVLKVRRFVEEKGGRMFIIAKIERPDAVRNFDEILRAADGIMIARGDLGVEMPIEKLPILQKKLIHKANVAGKPAITATQMLESMTEEKLPTRAEVTDVANAILDGTDAVMLSEETAVGRYPVDAVRMMARIAKAIEAYRDSLWSARIVEWKMSEWKGRMPRKGTIKDTIARSIIEALNSMDIKHILTPTRTGETARLISRFKPKQWVLAFVRDEWVGNTLMFSYGVYPFVVEETSEDEILRLISGLGLVKENDTILLTKGTPIGKTVGTNTIRIFTV, encoded by the coding sequence ATGAGGCTTCCCGCTCACAAGACGAAGATCGTGGCCACAATCGGGCCCGCGTCCCTCAAGAGCGAAACGATAGAGGCGATGATAAAGGCAGGAATGGGTGTGGCGCGTATAAACTTTGCCCACGGGGACCTGGAGCAGCACGCCCGCACCATTGAGCTGGTGAGGAAGGCGGCTCGGAGGCTGAACCGCCCCGTGGCGATCCTCGGTGATCTCCCTGGGGTAAAAATCCGCGTCGGCGAGATTGCTGGCGGTTCAGTGACCCTCAGAAGGTGGCAGACGGTAACGCTCACCACCAAGGATGTGGTCGGCAACGAAGGCCTTATTCCGGTCCAGTTCAAGGACTTTCCGAAGATGGTTTCCAGGGGAGACGTCATCTACCTGAGCGACGGTTTCATCGCCCTCCGCGTGGAGGAAGTCCGCGGCACCGACGTGGTCTGTAAGGTCCTGGTTGGGGGAACCCTCTTTTCCCACAAGGGCATAAACGTTCCGAAGGCAAGGATCGCAATAGACGCGGTGACCGAGAGTGACCTCAGGTTCATAGAGTTCGCCATTGAACACGGCGTCGATGCGATAGGCATAAGCTTCGTCGGCTCGGCGTATGACGTCCTCAAGGTCAGGCGCTTTGTTGAGGAAAAGGGCGGCAGGATGTTTATCATTGCAAAGATAGAGCGGCCGGATGCCGTCAGGAACTTCGACGAGATCCTCCGCGCCGCCGATGGTATAATGATAGCGCGCGGCGACCTCGGAGTGGAGATGCCCATAGAGAAGCTGCCCATCCTCCAGAAGAAGCTCATCCACAAAGCCAACGTCGCCGGCAAGCCAGCCATTACCGCGACGCAGATGCTCGAGAGCATGACCGAGGAGAAGCTCCCCACGAGGGCAGAAGTCACCGACGTCGCCAACGCCATCCTTGACGGTACGGACGCGGTGATGCTCTCGGAGGAAACGGCGGTCGGCAGGTATCCCGTCGATGCCGTGAGGATGATGGCCAGGATAGCCAAGGCGATCGAGGCGTACAGGGATTCCCTCTGGTCCGCGCGCATAGTGGAGTGGAAGATGAGCGAGTGGAAGGGCCGGATGCCCAGGAAAGGCACAATAAAGGACACGATAGCAAGGAGCATCATCGAGGCCCTGAACTCGATGGACATCAAGCACATCCTCACCCCGACGAGGACGGGCGAGACCGCGAGGCTCATCTCGCGCTTCAAGCCGAAGCAGTGGGTTCTCGCCTTCGTGCGGGACGAATGGGTCGGCAACACGCTGATGTTCTCCTACGGCGTCTATCCATTCGTCGTGGAGGAGACCAGCGAGGACGAGATACTGCGCCTGATAAGCGGTCTCGGCCTCGTTAAGGAGAACGACACTATCCTGCTAACGAAGGGAACCCCGATAGGGAAGACCGTGGGAACGAACACGATAAGGATTTTCACCGTTTGA
- a CDS encoding adenylate kinase: MNILIFGPPGSGKSTHSRTITERYGLVYVSSGDMIRAEIERGSELGRELERYLARGELIPDTVVNTLVISRLRRNRKNFIIDGYPRTAEQVLALEDYLYDHGMKIDVALEIFIEKKESIERISGRRICPKCGAVYHVKYRPPKVPGKCDVCGAELVQREDDRPEIAGSRYDLYIKNMGPIIKFYRKQGIYVRVDGHDGIPQVWERIRPLLDYISSRESLSPGRS, from the coding sequence ATGAACATTCTTATTTTTGGTCCGCCTGGAAGCGGAAAGTCCACCCATTCAAGGACGATAACCGAGCGCTATGGTCTGGTCTATGTCTCTTCTGGTGACATGATACGGGCCGAGATAGAGAGGGGCAGCGAACTGGGGAGGGAGCTGGAGAGATACCTTGCAAGGGGTGAACTCATTCCGGACACCGTTGTCAACACCCTCGTAATCTCGCGGCTCAGGCGGAACCGGAAGAACTTCATCATCGATGGATACCCCAGAACGGCGGAACAGGTTCTGGCGCTCGAGGACTACCTCTATGATCACGGCATGAAAATAGACGTGGCCCTGGAGATCTTCATTGAGAAGAAGGAAAGCATAGAGAGGATATCCGGCAGGAGGATATGCCCGAAGTGCGGTGCCGTTTACCACGTTAAGTACCGGCCCCCGAAGGTTCCCGGAAAGTGCGACGTCTGCGGCGCTGAGCTGGTTCAGCGTGAGGACGACAGACCCGAGATCGCCGGCAGCCGCTATGACCTGTACATAAAGAACATGGGGCCGATAATCAAGTTTTATCGGAAGCAGGGGATATACGTCAGAGTGGATGGGCACGATGGGATACCTCAGGTCTGGGAACGCATAAGGCCCCTCCTCGACTACATCAGCTCTCGCGAGTCTCTTTCCCCAGGACGCTCATGA
- a CDS encoding MoaD/ThiS family protein yields the protein MMKVMFYATFREIIGRREVEVHGVKTVRELIDYLAEHYTPEIKKQLIETPRVGPDKPIDGMVLVNGHNVLHLKGLDTELNEEDVVHIFPPAGGG from the coding sequence ATGATGAAGGTCATGTTCTACGCCACGTTCCGCGAGATAATTGGGAGGCGGGAGGTTGAGGTTCACGGGGTGAAGACCGTCCGCGAGCTCATAGATTACCTCGCCGAACATTATACCCCGGAGATAAAGAAGCAGCTCATTGAAACGCCCCGCGTCGGTCCGGATAAGCCCATAGACGGCATGGTCCTCGTCAACGGCCACAACGTCCTTCACCTCAAGGGCCTCGATACCGAGCTGAATGAGGAGGATGTGGTTCATATATTCCCTCCAGCGGGGGGTGGTTGA
- a CDS encoding MTH1187 family thiamine-binding protein, with the protein MAVAELCLFPLGTESPSVGEYLRPVIDVIASSGLKYRVCPMGTVVEGPVDEILELVKSCHRAILEAGAKRVVISLKIDDRVDKPLTIEGKVGV; encoded by the coding sequence ATGGCGGTTGCTGAGCTCTGCCTCTTCCCGCTCGGCACGGAGAGTCCCAGCGTCGGGGAGTACCTGCGTCCGGTTATCGACGTTATAGCCTCCAGCGGGCTGAAGTACCGGGTCTGTCCGATGGGGACGGTGGTGGAGGGCCCGGTGGATGAGATCCTAGAACTGGTTAAGAGCTGCCACCGGGCGATTCTGGAAGCGGGGGCAAAGCGCGTCGTGATAAGCCTCAAAATCGACGACCGCGTTGATAAGCCGCTGACAATCGAGGGCAAGGTGGGCGTCTGA
- a CDS encoding class I SAM-dependent methyltransferase, producing MVEYFDRIAERYDGWYRTKTGRYVDRTEKWLIFSMMRTNRGRALDLGCGTGNYTLELKRRGFDVVGLDASEGMLRVARSKGLNCVRGDAYSLPFPDESFDLVLSVTMFEFIHEPEKAISEIHRVLRPGGEAVIGTMNGRSAWFLFKRLKSLFVETAYRYARFYTPGELEELLLGAGFGEVESAGVIFFPSFWPFTGLAEGTDRKCHRKCRNLAAFVAVRGRKV from the coding sequence ATGGTCGAGTACTTTGACAGGATAGCCGAACGCTACGACGGGTGGTACCGGACGAAGACGGGCCGCTACGTGGACAGAACGGAGAAGTGGCTGATATTCTCCATGATGCGGACCAATCGGGGAAGGGCCCTCGACCTCGGCTGCGGGACGGGGAACTACACCCTGGAGCTCAAAAGGAGGGGCTTTGACGTCGTCGGCCTCGACGCCAGCGAGGGGATGCTGAGGGTAGCGCGCTCGAAGGGCCTGAACTGCGTCAGGGGAGACGCCTACAGCCTGCCGTTTCCGGATGAGAGTTTTGACCTCGTTCTGAGCGTCACGATGTTCGAGTTCATCCACGAGCCGGAAAAAGCCATCTCCGAAATCCACCGCGTCCTGAGGCCGGGGGGTGAGGCGGTCATCGGCACCATGAACGGACGCAGCGCGTGGTTCCTCTTCAAACGGCTTAAGAGCCTCTTCGTTGAAACCGCCTACCGCTACGCTCGCTTTTACACTCCCGGAGAGCTTGAAGAGCTCCTCCTGGGGGCGGGATTCGGGGAGGTTGAGAGTGCTGGGGTAATATTCTTCCCCTCGTTCTGGCCATTCACGGGGCTGGCCGAGGGAACGGACAGGAAGTGTCACAGGAAATGCAGGAACCTTGCGGCGTTCGTGGCGGTCAGGGGGAGGAAGGTTTGA
- a CDS encoding ParB/RepB/Spo0J family partition protein, translated as MRRIRLITREEAFKRAEHIMNEYRAAYGIDFEIEHSFLPVELLVPTQAELSEVKLLVVLEEIKHGYDAPITVIPYGGRYYILDGHHRAFALWKLGFREVEALVLRPKSRFLPGVVRTAEKSGLRGLGGVKIVRD; from the coding sequence TTGAGGAGGATACGGCTCATAACCCGGGAGGAGGCGTTTAAACGCGCGGAGCACATAATGAACGAATACAGGGCGGCCTACGGTATCGATTTTGAGATAGAGCATTCCTTCCTGCCTGTGGAGCTTCTCGTCCCAACACAGGCGGAGCTCAGTGAGGTGAAGCTTCTCGTGGTGCTGGAAGAGATAAAACACGGGTACGATGCCCCGATAACGGTCATACCCTACGGGGGGCGCTACTATATCCTCGACGGCCACCACAGGGCCTTTGCCCTCTGGAAGCTGGGCTTCAGGGAGGTGGAGGCGCTCGTGCTGCGGCCGAAGAGCCGGTTCCTGCCGGGGGTCGTGAGGACCGCGGAGAAGAGCGGGCTTAGGGGCCTTGGCGGAGTAAAAATAGTCAGGGATTAG